Proteins encoded together in one Otariodibacter oris window:
- the purM gene encoding phosphoribosylformylglycinamidine cyclo-ligase codes for MTTQLSYKDAGVDIHAGNELVERIKGDVKRTHRPEVMGGLGGFGALCALPTKYKEPILVSGTDGVGTKLRLAIDLNKHDTIGIDLVAMCVNDLVVQGAEPLFFLDYYATGKLNVDVASSVIKGIADGCEQSGCALVGGETAEMPGMYHEGDYDLAGFCVGVVEKSEIIDGSNVKVGDTLIALGSSGPHSNGYSLIRKVLEVSGAKADDLLEGKSLSEHLLSPTKIYVKSVLQLIKKVEVHAIAHLTGGGFWENIPRVLPKNVKAVIDEKSWEWQPAFKWLQDKGNISRYEMYRTFNCGVGMVIALPEADVDTALTLLKQAGEDAWVIGKIENLESGSEQVEIV; via the coding sequence GTGACAACACAACTAAGTTATAAGGATGCAGGCGTAGATATTCACGCTGGTAATGAATTGGTCGAACGTATCAAAGGTGACGTAAAACGTACTCATCGTCCAGAAGTAATGGGGGGATTAGGCGGTTTTGGTGCTTTATGTGCTTTGCCAACTAAATACAAAGAACCTATTTTAGTTTCGGGTACTGATGGGGTTGGAACTAAATTACGCCTTGCGATTGATTTGAATAAACATGACACCATTGGTATCGACTTGGTGGCGATGTGTGTTAACGATTTAGTTGTTCAAGGCGCTGAACCATTATTCTTTCTTGATTACTATGCAACAGGTAAACTCAATGTCGATGTAGCTAGCTCTGTAATTAAAGGGATTGCTGATGGTTGTGAACAATCTGGATGTGCATTAGTTGGCGGTGAAACAGCAGAAATGCCAGGAATGTACCATGAAGGCGATTATGACCTTGCGGGTTTCTGTGTTGGTGTCGTTGAAAAATCAGAAATTATTGATGGTTCAAATGTTAAAGTAGGCGATACTTTAATTGCTCTTGGATCAAGTGGTCCTCATTCAAACGGCTATTCATTAATTCGTAAAGTGTTAGAAGTCAGTGGCGCAAAAGCTGACGATCTGCTTGAAGGCAAATCATTAAGCGAGCATCTCCTTTCTCCAACTAAAATTTATGTTAAATCAGTCCTTCAATTAATCAAAAAAGTTGAGGTTCATGCCATTGCTCATCTTACGGGTGGTGGATTCTGGGAGAATATCCCTCGTGTATTACCGAAGAATGTTAAAGCTGTGATCGATGAGAAAAGCTGGGAATGGCAACCTGCATTCAAATGGCTACAAGATAAAGGTAACATCAGCCGTTATGAAATGTATCGCACCTTTAACTGTGGTGTAGGTATGGTAATTGCATTACCAGAAGCAGATGTAGATACAGCACTCACCCTTCTAAAACAAGCGGGTGAAGACGCTTGGGTTATCGGTAAAATTGAGAACTTAGAATCAGGTTCTGAACAAGTTGAAATTGTTTAA
- the pcnB gene encoding polynucleotide adenylyltransferase PcnB, translating into MRCTIFNYIKSLLSRQKKERKQPLVETTSYPNKNKVEISESKPSVLKSADKAVSSPKKKYKSKSSSKSQASQSHIIHKQFTVDAKKYGITVKNFPSNAITVVNKLQRAGYEAYLVGGCIRDLLSGEKAKDVDIATNAKPEEIQKVFGRQCRLIGRRFRLAHIMFGREIYEVATFRADHAENASEKIYKTSESGLVLRDNVYGTLREDAERRDFSVNALYYDVKNQLIFDFYHGIDDLKAGRLRLIGEPKIRYQEDPVRMLRAIRFMAKLDMFLDKASDEPIKSMAPLLQSIPAARLFEESLKLLQSGYGLKTYELLRQYGLFEQLFPTLAVHFTEKQDSNAERMIVKALGSTDDRIRDNLRINPAFLFAALFWYPLREKIDELKNEGGLNTHDAMLLAANEILSEACRRVALHRRHTAVIRDIWALQFQFPKRTGKRPQQTLGHIKFRAGFDLLVMRAELEGGDLVELSAWWHEYQLSNESQRSTLLNGVKTAHSHSDDEPKKKRKPRRRFHRKKKAKKVEE; encoded by the coding sequence TTGAGGTGTACTATTTTTAATTACATTAAATCTCTTCTTTCTCGACAAAAAAAGGAAAGAAAACAACCGCTTGTTGAAACAACAAGTTATCCAAATAAAAATAAGGTTGAGATTTCGGAGTCTAAACCATCAGTCTTAAAGAGTGCTGATAAGGCGGTATCTTCGCCAAAGAAAAAATACAAATCAAAATCTTCTTCAAAATCTCAAGCTTCTCAATCCCACATTATTCATAAGCAGTTTACTGTAGATGCAAAAAAATATGGTATCACGGTAAAAAATTTTCCTAGTAATGCGATTACGGTAGTCAATAAACTGCAAAGAGCAGGTTATGAAGCTTATTTAGTTGGTGGCTGTATTCGTGATCTGTTGTCAGGAGAAAAAGCAAAAGATGTTGATATTGCAACAAATGCAAAACCTGAAGAGATCCAGAAAGTTTTTGGTCGTCAATGTCGTTTAATTGGTAGACGATTCCGTTTAGCCCACATTATGTTTGGGCGTGAAATTTATGAAGTCGCGACATTCCGAGCAGATCATGCAGAAAATGCCTCTGAAAAAATTTATAAGACGAGTGAATCAGGCTTAGTCCTTCGTGATAATGTGTATGGTACATTGCGTGAAGATGCTGAACGTCGTGATTTTAGCGTGAATGCACTCTACTACGATGTCAAAAATCAACTTATTTTTGATTTTTACCATGGAATAGACGATCTAAAAGCAGGGCGTTTGCGTTTAATTGGTGAACCAAAGATTCGTTACCAAGAAGATCCTGTCAGAATGCTTAGAGCGATTCGCTTTATGGCAAAATTGGATATGTTTTTAGATAAAGCCAGCGATGAACCAATTAAATCCATGGCACCTTTATTACAATCGATTCCAGCAGCTCGATTATTTGAAGAATCATTAAAGTTATTGCAATCTGGCTATGGCTTAAAAACTTATGAATTATTACGCCAGTATGGTTTATTCGAACAGCTTTTCCCAACCTTAGCTGTTCATTTTACTGAAAAGCAAGATTCAAATGCTGAACGCATGATTGTGAAAGCATTGGGTTCAACGGATGATCGTATTCGTGATAATTTACGAATTAATCCAGCATTCTTATTTGCGGCGTTATTCTGGTATCCATTGCGTGAAAAAATTGATGAATTGAAAAATGAAGGTGGATTAAATACTCATGATGCAATGCTTTTGGCGGCAAATGAGATTTTATCCGAGGCTTGTCGTAGAGTAGCGTTACATCGCAGACATACCGCCGTTATTCGTGATATTTGGGCATTACAATTCCAATTCCCTAAACGTACAGGTAAACGTCCTCAACAAACTCTAGGGCATATCAAATTCAGAGCAGGATTTGACTTGTTAGTGATGCGTGCAGAATTAGAAGGTGGTGACTTAGTTGAGTTAAGTGCTTGGTGGCATGAATATCAATTAAGT
- the aspA gene encoding aspartate ammonia-lyase, whose protein sequence is MNNTRIEVDLLGEREVPNDVYWGIHTLRAIENFNISKNVISDVPEFVRGMVMVKKATALANGELGAIPKKIAKAIVQACDEILVNGRCMDQFPSDVYQGGAGTSVNMNTNEVVANLALEIMGHQKGEYQYINPMDHVNASQSTNDAYPTGFRIAVYNSIMQLIVKVLYLQQAFDNKAEEFSKILKMGRTQLQDAVPMTVGQEFKAFSVLLDEEIKNLKRTAELLLEVNLGATAIGTGVNTPEGYSELAVKYLSEVTQLPCVLSENLIEATSDCGAYVMVHGALKRTAVKLSKVCNDLRLLSSGPRAGLNEINLPELQAGSSIMPAKVNPVVPEVVNQVCFKVIGNDATITFAAEAGQLQLNVMEPVIGQAMFESIEILSNACVNLRDKCIDGITVNKEVCENYVFNSIGIVTYLNPFIGHHEGDVVGKICAKTGKSVREVVLERGLLTEAELDDILSVENLMNPKYKAKKFEEE, encoded by the coding sequence GTGAATAATACAAGAATTGAAGTTGATCTACTCGGCGAACGTGAAGTACCAAATGATGTTTATTGGGGAATCCATACACTAAGAGCGATTGAAAATTTCAATATATCGAAAAATGTCATTTCCGACGTTCCCGAATTTGTGCGCGGTATGGTAATGGTAAAAAAGGCGACTGCCTTAGCCAATGGAGAACTTGGTGCAATTCCAAAGAAAATAGCTAAAGCGATTGTTCAAGCTTGTGATGAAATTCTCGTAAATGGGCGTTGTATGGATCAGTTCCCTTCAGATGTCTATCAAGGTGGTGCAGGTACTTCTGTTAATATGAATACCAATGAAGTGGTGGCAAATTTAGCCCTTGAAATTATGGGGCATCAAAAAGGTGAATATCAATACATTAATCCAATGGATCATGTTAACGCAAGCCAATCGACTAATGATGCTTACCCTACGGGATTCCGAATTGCTGTGTACAACAGCATTATGCAATTGATTGTTAAAGTCCTCTATCTACAACAAGCATTTGATAATAAAGCAGAAGAATTCTCAAAAATTTTAAAAATGGGAAGAACACAGCTACAAGATGCAGTACCAATGACAGTAGGACAAGAATTTAAAGCATTTTCTGTTTTACTTGATGAAGAAATCAAAAATCTAAAACGTACTGCTGAGTTATTATTAGAAGTCAATTTAGGTGCAACTGCAATTGGTACAGGTGTGAATACTCCAGAAGGTTATTCTGAACTTGCTGTTAAATATCTCTCTGAAGTTACTCAACTTCCTTGTGTACTATCTGAAAATTTAATTGAGGCAACCTCAGACTGTGGTGCTTATGTCATGGTGCATGGTGCATTAAAACGCACCGCGGTAAAACTTTCCAAAGTCTGTAACGATTTACGTCTGCTCTCTTCTGGTCCTCGTGCTGGCTTAAATGAAATTAATTTACCTGAATTGCAAGCAGGCTCATCAATTATGCCAGCTAAAGTCAATCCAGTGGTGCCTGAAGTGGTTAATCAAGTTTGCTTTAAAGTGATCGGAAACGATGCGACGATTACCTTTGCAGCTGAAGCAGGGCAGTTACAATTAAATGTAATGGAGCCTGTTATTGGGCAAGCAATGTTTGAATCTATTGAGATTTTATCCAATGCTTGCGTCAATCTTCGTGATAAATGTATTGATGGTATTACTGTGAATAAAGAAGTGTGTGAGAACTACGTATTTAATTCTATCGGTATCGTTACCTACCTCAATCCATTCATTGGTCACCACGAAGGTGATGTCGTCGGTAAAATCTGTGCTAAAACAGGTAAGAGTGTACGAGAAGTTGTTTTAGAAAGAGGATTGCTCACAGAAGCTGAATTAGACGATATTCTTTCTGTTGAAAATTTAATGAATCCGAAATATAAAGCAAAAAAATTTGAAGAAGAGTAA
- the gyrA gene encoding DNA topoisomerase (ATP-hydrolyzing) subunit A: protein MSELAKDITPISIEEELKTSYLDYAMSVIVGRALPDVRDGLKPVHRRVLFSMDQSGNTASKPYVKSARVVGDVIGKYHPHGDSAVYDTIVRMAQPFSLRYMLVDGQGNFGSIDGDAPAAMRYTEVRMQKITQELLTDLDKETVDFSPNYDGKEMIPDVLPTKIPALLVNGSSGIAVGMATNIPPHNLNEVLNGCLAYIENDQITLEELMQHIPGPDFPTAAIINGRKGIEEAYRTGRGKIYVRAKASVETTAKGREQIIVTEIPYQVNKAKLIEKIAELVKDKKVEGISELRDESDKDGLRIVIEIKRDAVGEVVLNNLYALTQMQVTFGINMVALDHGQPKVLNLKQIIEAFVLHRREVVTRRTIFELRKARDRAHILEGLAIALANIDPVIELIRKSKTAEEAREGLLARPWSLGNVAAMLEAAGVDAARPDELEEEFGVRDGQYYLSEAQAKAILELRLHRLTGLEHEKILDEYKELLDTIGELLHILNSPERLMEVIREELEKVKSEFGDERRTEITAASGDINLEDLIAQEDVVVTLSHAGYVKYQPLSDYEAQRRGGKGKSATKMKEDDFIERLLVANTHDTILCFSSRGRLYQLKVFQLPQASRGARGTPIVNILPLVKEENERITAILPIPNGEFSADKFIFMATASGIVKKVSLDAFSNIRSSGLIALKLREGDELIGVDITNGECEIMLFSAQGRVVRFNESGVRGMGRIATGVRGMKLALTDVLEEVEEAEIESTEDDENTDSSVDLNTDKVVSLVIPHNEGDILTVTQNGYGKRTLLTEYPTKSRNTKGVVSIKVNERNGKVVAAVQVEETDQIMLITDAGTLVRTRVNEVSLVGRNTQGVRIIRTAEDENVVSLERICDIDDEDSEEVHSEEE from the coding sequence ATGAGCGAATTAGCCAAAGATATTACCCCCATCAGTATTGAAGAAGAACTCAAAACATCTTATCTCGATTATGCAATGTCAGTAATTGTGGGGCGTGCATTGCCGGATGTTCGTGACGGTTTAAAACCTGTTCATCGTCGAGTACTATTCTCTATGGATCAGAGTGGTAATACCGCCAGTAAACCTTATGTAAAATCAGCACGTGTTGTCGGTGACGTAATCGGTAAATACCACCCGCACGGAGATTCTGCTGTTTACGATACTATCGTGCGTATGGCACAACCATTCTCATTACGTTATATGTTGGTCGATGGGCAAGGTAACTTTGGTTCAATTGATGGCGATGCACCTGCGGCAATGCGTTATACCGAAGTCCGTATGCAAAAAATTACACAGGAATTATTGACAGATTTAGATAAAGAAACTGTCGATTTTTCGCCAAACTATGATGGCAAAGAGATGATTCCTGATGTATTACCAACCAAAATCCCTGCTTTATTAGTAAATGGTTCATCAGGCATTGCAGTAGGGATGGCAACAAACATTCCACCACATAATTTAAACGAAGTATTAAATGGTTGTTTGGCCTACATTGAAAATGATCAGATTACTTTGGAAGAGTTAATGCAACATATTCCGGGACCTGATTTCCCAACGGCTGCAATCATTAATGGTCGTAAAGGAATTGAAGAAGCATATCGTACGGGGCGAGGCAAAATCTATGTGCGTGCAAAAGCGAGCGTAGAAACTACCGCTAAAGGTCGTGAGCAAATTATCGTGACCGAAATTCCATATCAAGTGAATAAAGCCAAACTGATCGAAAAAATTGCCGAATTAGTTAAAGATAAAAAAGTCGAAGGGATCAGTGAATTACGTGATGAATCTGATAAAGATGGATTACGTATTGTGATTGAAATTAAACGTGATGCTGTAGGCGAAGTGGTTTTAAATAACCTCTATGCGCTCACTCAAATGCAAGTTACTTTTGGTATCAATATGGTCGCATTAGATCATGGTCAACCAAAGGTTTTAAACCTAAAACAAATTATCGAAGCTTTCGTATTACACCGTCGTGAAGTGGTTACACGTCGTACTATTTTTGAATTACGTAAAGCCCGTGATAGAGCCCATATTTTAGAAGGGTTAGCGATTGCTTTAGCCAATATTGATCCTGTAATCGAATTAATCCGCAAATCTAAAACCGCAGAAGAAGCAAGAGAAGGCTTACTTGCTCGTCCTTGGAGTTTAGGCAATGTTGCAGCTATGCTAGAAGCAGCAGGTGTTGATGCAGCAAGACCAGATGAACTTGAGGAAGAATTTGGCGTACGTGATGGACAATATTATTTATCAGAAGCGCAAGCAAAAGCGATTCTAGAACTTCGTTTACACCGCTTAACAGGTTTAGAACACGAAAAAATTCTCGATGAATACAAAGAACTTCTCGATACTATCGGTGAATTATTGCATATTCTCAATAGCCCAGAACGCTTAATGGAAGTAATTCGCGAAGAGCTAGAAAAAGTTAAAAGTGAATTTGGCGATGAACGTCGCACAGAAATCACAGCCGCATCGGGCGATATCAATTTAGAAGATCTTATTGCTCAAGAAGATGTAGTGGTAACATTATCTCACGCGGGTTATGTTAAGTATCAACCACTTTCAGACTACGAAGCACAACGTCGTGGTGGTAAAGGTAAATCTGCAACAAAAATGAAGGAAGATGATTTTATCGAACGTCTTTTAGTTGCTAACACGCACGATACGATTCTGTGTTTCTCTAGCCGAGGTCGCTTATATCAATTAAAAGTATTCCAATTACCACAAGCGAGTCGTGGTGCAAGAGGTACACCAATTGTTAATATTCTGCCATTAGTTAAAGAGGAAAATGAACGAATTACGGCTATTCTCCCAATTCCAAATGGTGAATTTAGTGCCGATAAGTTTATCTTTATGGCAACAGCGAGTGGTATCGTTAAGAAAGTATCTTTAGATGCATTCAGCAATATTCGATCAAGCGGTCTGATCGCATTAAAACTTCGCGAAGGTGATGAATTAATCGGAGTCGATATTACCAATGGCGAATGTGAAATTATGCTGTTCTCAGCACAAGGTCGTGTAGTTCGTTTCAATGAAAGTGGTGTACGTGGAATGGGACGAATTGCGACAGGTGTTCGAGGTATGAAATTAGCCTTAACCGATGTCTTAGAAGAAGTTGAGGAAGCAGAGATTGAATCGACTGAAGATGATGAAAATACGGATTCAAGTGTGGATTTAAATACCGATAAAGTCGTTTCGCTTGTTATTCCACATAACGAAGGCGATATCTTAACTGTGACTCAAAATGGTTATGGTAAACGTACTTTACTTACGGAGTATCCGACAAAATCACGTAATACAAAAGGTGTGGTATCCATTAAAGTGAATGAACGTAATGGTAAGGTTGTCGCTGCGGTACAAGTGGAAGAAACTGACCAAATTATGTTGATTACAGATGCAGGGACTTTAGTACGTACTCGTGTGAATGAAGTAAGTCTTGTAGGTAGAAATACCCAAGGTGTGAGAATTATTCGAACCGCTGAAGATGAAAACGTAGTAAGTTTAGAACGCATCTGTGATATTGATGATGAAGACTCAGAAGAAGTTCATAGTGAAGAAGAATAA
- a CDS encoding CPBP family intramembrane glutamic endopeptidase, with the protein MFTSHVESIQATSKVKLIVIPLIIALLCVVLIPLIAGIGIVLLMPQTEEAMISPSSTLSMILNVLLSLLVIRFMGKVKLSTLGLTTNKLVKNILIGIFGGFLAITVVTLLIAALGGIDLIFNFKPEYLGTLILGVIFFAFQGTFEELIYRGYLMPYFSKAMKQFWAIIITSILFMLMHGLNPNMTALPVINLMLASVVFSLIYVLSGNLLLVGFAHGTWNYLQGFFYGSEVSGNHIQESVFTAIAQPNKDLISGGGFGFEGGIITSLLGVILIILLGVAIKKKHLPS; encoded by the coding sequence ATGTTTACATCCCATGTAGAATCCATTCAAGCAACATCTAAAGTTAAATTGATTGTGATTCCACTTATTATCGCTTTACTTTGTGTCGTACTTATCCCTTTAATTGCTGGAATAGGTATCGTATTGCTTATGCCACAAACTGAAGAAGCGATGATTAGCCCATCAAGTACATTATCTATGATTTTGAATGTGCTTTTATCCTTATTAGTCATTCGCTTTATGGGTAAAGTGAAATTATCCACATTAGGTTTAACCACCAACAAACTTGTTAAGAATATATTGATTGGTATCTTTGGTGGATTTTTAGCAATTACTGTTGTCACTTTGCTTATAGCTGCTTTGGGCGGAATTGATTTAATCTTTAATTTTAAGCCTGAATATCTAGGTACACTAATCCTAGGCGTTATCTTCTTTGCTTTTCAAGGAACTTTTGAAGAATTGATATATCGAGGTTATCTTATGCCTTATTTTTCAAAAGCCATGAAACAATTCTGGGCAATTATTATAACCAGTATTTTGTTTATGCTGATGCATGGTTTAAACCCAAATATGACAGCTTTGCCTGTGATTAACTTAATGTTAGCAAGTGTTGTTTTTTCTCTAATTTATGTCTTGTCTGGAAATTTATTACTCGTAGGCTTCGCACACGGTACGTGGAATTATCTACAAGGTTTTTTCTATGGTTCAGAAGTATCGGGTAACCATATTCAAGAGTCAGTATTCACTGCAATAGCTCAACCAAATAAAGATTTAATTTCTGGTGGTGGATTTGGATTCGAGGGGGGAATCATTACTAGCCTACTGGGCGTTATCTTAATTATTCTTCTGGGTGTAGCGATAAAGAAAAAACATCTTCCATCATAA
- the dksA gene encoding RNA polymerase-binding protein DksA, translating into MTQASNTNSLSLLAIAGVTPYQLGKDEEYMNDAQIEHFRKILKAWHAQIIEEAERTKIQMQDDVTNFADPSDRATQEEEFSLELRNRDRERRLLKKIEQTLVKLDSGDYGYCDACGIEIGLKRLEARPTADLCIDCKTLAEIREKQMGG; encoded by the coding sequence ATGACACAAGCGTCAAATACAAATTCGCTTAGTTTGTTAGCCATTGCAGGCGTAACCCCTTACCAATTAGGTAAAGATGAAGAGTATATGAATGATGCTCAGATTGAGCATTTTCGTAAAATTTTAAAGGCGTGGCATGCTCAAATTATAGAAGAAGCGGAGCGTACTAAAATCCAAATGCAGGATGATGTAACAAATTTTGCGGATCCATCAGATAGAGCAACTCAAGAAGAAGAATTTAGCTTAGAGTTACGTAATCGTGATCGTGAACGTAGATTGCTTAAAAAAATTGAACAAACTCTAGTAAAACTGGATTCTGGTGATTATGGATATTGCGATGCTTGTGGTATTGAAATTGGCTTAAAACGTTTAGAAGCTCGCCCAACCGCTGATCTATGTATTGATTGTAAAACACTCGCAGAAATCCGTGAAAAACAAATGGGCGGTTAA
- the msrB gene encoding peptide-methionine (R)-S-oxide reductase MsrB, with protein sequence MKELNELTDAQVEICINSGTERPFTGKFLNEERVGTYRCVRCHNPLFRSDTKFDAGCGWPSFYETISKDSLRYLDDYSLGHHRTEIRCGHCDAHMGHVFPDGPAPTGLRFCLNSVALNFKWDETGEEIDG encoded by the coding sequence ATGAAAGAATTAAATGAATTAACTGATGCGCAAGTTGAAATTTGTATAAATAGTGGGACAGAAAGACCCTTTACAGGTAAATTTTTGAACGAAGAGCGAGTTGGGACTTATCGTTGTGTCCGTTGTCATAATCCACTATTCCGTTCAGATACTAAATTTGATGCGGGATGTGGGTGGCCTAGTTTTTATGAAACCATTTCAAAGGACTCATTACGCTATTTAGATGATTACAGTTTAGGACATCATCGTACAGAAATTCGTTGTGGTCATTGCGATGCCCATATGGGACATGTTTTCCCTGATGGCCCAGCACCAACAGGATTGCGTTTTTGTTTAAACTCAGTCGCCCTCAATTTTAAATGGGATGAGACAGGTGAGGAAATTGACGGATAA
- the purN gene encoding phosphoribosylglycinamide formyltransferase gives MKKNIVVLISGNGTNLQSIMDTIERGKINGQICAVISNKADAYGLVRAEKANIPHFVFSRKDFDSNQSMDSAIASKIDELGADLIVLAGYMKILTAQFTQHFEGKILNIHPSLLPKYAGLHTHQRAMEAGDTEHGMSIHFVNEEVDGGSVVLQAKVPIYPDDTLEDVIQRVHEQEHRCYPLVVEWFCSDRLSCIDGKAYLDGELLSKQGYAID, from the coding sequence ATGAAAAAAAATATTGTTGTACTCATTTCAGGTAATGGTACCAACTTACAATCCATTATGGATACGATTGAGCGTGGCAAAATTAACGGTCAAATTTGTGCAGTCATATCCAATAAAGCTGATGCTTATGGGTTAGTCAGAGCAGAAAAAGCCAATATTCCACATTTCGTTTTTTCGCGTAAAGATTTCGATAGCAATCAATCGATGGATAGTGCAATTGCATCAAAAATTGATGAGCTTGGCGCTGATTTGATTGTTTTAGCTGGCTACATGAAAATTTTAACCGCTCAATTCACCCAACACTTTGAAGGAAAAATCCTCAATATTCATCCTTCTTTATTACCTAAATATGCAGGGCTACATACTCATCAACGCGCAATGGAAGCAGGGGATACTGAACATGGTATGAGTATTCATTTTGTTAATGAAGAAGTGGATGGTGGGTCTGTTGTGTTACAAGCAAAAGTGCCGATTTATCCTGATGATACATTAGAGGATGTTATACAACGAGTACATGAACAAGAACATCGATGCTATCCGCTCGTTGTGGAATGGTTCTGTTCGGATCGTTTATCTTGTATTGATGGTAAAGCTTACTTAGATGGAGAACTACTATCAAAACAAGGCTATGCCATCGATTAG